Genomic window (Desulfuromonadales bacterium):
CGTCTTCACCGGCCTGACCGCCTACGACACCTGGAAGATCAAGGCGATGGCGGCGGCCGGGGCGCAGGGGCGCAAACCGGCGATCCTCGGCGCGCTCACCCTCTATCTCGACTTCATCAACCTCTTTCTCATGCTGCTGCGACTGTTCGGCAATCGGCGGTGATCTTAAACTCTGAATCGGCCTCACGCGAAGCCGCGAAGTGCGCGAAGTAAAGTCAACTTGTTGTCAAAATCTAATCATCGCCCGATTGGTAGTCGTCTGACCGTCCATAGGCTTTCGAATTTCTTCGCGGCCTTCGCGGCTTCGCGTGAGCAACTGGTTAAAAAGATTGACAGAGGGGAGATTAAGGATTATCAAGAGTGGGTGTTTCAAACCCGGAGGGGGTGTGATGCCCGCAACCGTCGCTACAACGAGAAGGTGAATTCGGCAGCCGTCTAGATCAGCATTTGCTGGCTGGCGGCTGTTGTTGTTTTTAGTTGCCCCAAACACCGAAGGATATGGCCATGAACCTGAACCGCAAATGCGTTGCGACGGCCCTGTCTGTCGCCCTCCTGCTCCAACTGACCGGCTGCTCCGCCTTCCGGCCATTCAACCAGACGGTCCAGATCGACTGCGCCCAACAGGACGTCCAGCTCCAGGTGAACGGCGCCCCGTACGCCTGTCCGGCCGCGGTGCCGGTGCAGCGCAACCGGCCGGTCGACGTGCGTGCGAGCAAGGAGGGCTTCCCCGCCCAGCAGCGCCTGGTCAAGTTCCAGATCAGCACGACGGGCATTCTCGACCTGGCCGGCGGGCTGATCATCCTCGTGCCGGCAATCGGCCTGGCGTTTCCC
Coding sequences:
- a CDS encoding Bax inhibitor-1 family protein, encoding VFTGLTAYDTWKIKAMAAAGAQGRKPAILGALTLYLDFINLFLMLLRLFGNRR